The Denticeps clupeoides chromosome 1, fDenClu1.1, whole genome shotgun sequence genome segment GGCCCATACCTGCACGGCGAAGCAATGTCCCCTCAGTGCTGCAGGTTGTCATCACTTCAGCAGGGGGGATCCTGAGGTGCTCtgggaaaatgaaaatgaaaagatgaaaactaaaacatattaattgtttaaaatgcagCTCACATGCACTTCTCAAAAACAGTACTACCTTTGCACGTAGAAGAGCAGGTAGGATTTCTTTGCTCTTTTCTGCAGAATCTCCTGTTCACTCAGTCTGCTGGCATAGCTGTCATTTAGGCAGAGCCAGCCATCAGCAGACCCTTCGATGATGTCACTGATGTAGTGACCTGTGAAGGAATGAGCGATCTGTTAGTTCCTGGGATTATATCCAGCTTGCGCCACACCCATGTTTGTCTGAGCCCAATTTACCAAACATTCTGCCCAAATGTGACACCACGCTGGTGAGCTCATATATGGCACCTCCATCCTGAGACTGAGAGCTGTTGGAACAGAAGGGGAATTCAGATGAAATGTCAAAGCTGATTTCATTTTAGGACTATATGGAGCATGCTGTGTTGTTAAGGATCTTTACTGCATAATGTAACCTTatatgttacattacattacgtTACATTGcactgtctttttgcacactgtgaatctccaaagcttcgcaatctcgtctctgtgtacttgtatatagtgagatgacaataaagtggactttgactggATATACAGGGTTGTGTATATAGagctctgaaaaaaacattaaattgcCTATACATAATAAATCTCGTTCTGAACAAAATGAACACTTGCTACccttaaaaaatgtatacaaacaACGGCtatgatttaattttttcagtgcatccatacactgtaaaaagtgaacactggctaaacttaaaagaaattaataaatcacccctaatattttagcactgacgtgatgtaaataaacaggttacagtgggtttgattggttaatttacattacatcgatgctaaaatattaagggtgacagatttattaatttcttttaagtttagccagcgTTCACTTTTTCCAGTGTGGGAGccatttattgttaattttgtgTAGCAATCCAGTAGAATTTTGTGTCAAATGTGACCAGTGGTACAAATATTGTGAGCTGTTACTTTTGTCAATAACTGTATTACATACACATAATCTTTAAATTATtgtatatgggtggtagtagtctagtggataacacactcgcctataaaccagaagacccgggttcaaatcccacttactaccattgtgtccctgagcaagacacttaaccctaagttgctccagggtgactgtccctgtaactactgattgttagtcggtctggataagggtgtctgataaatgttgtaaatgtaaatgtcataattaTGAACGAACCActgctgctgtgctgtttctCCACAGGAAAGGGTGAGTTCAGTCGGAATGGCCATATGGTTGCTCAGTTTCGTCATACGGCCATTTATGAACTTAAATCTTTTCAGGATGAGCACCAGCACGCTGTGAAAGAAAACATACAGTCAGCAAGGGTTTTCATTCTTGTGGTAATCCCAAAGAAGGATTTTAACAGCAACAATTAGATCATTTACAACAACTACATTCTCCGAAAGAAATTCAGCATTTTGCTTACGCTGGGAAGATTTGGGGAGAGGGGAGAGATGGCTGTGACTGCAGGAAACACTCACCGAGGCAGTGCACTGAGCTGCAGGGTGACTGAGGCCTGTTCACCTGGACAGCATCCGCACCTGTACTCCAGATCTGCAGCCTGTgtcacagagagaaagacagttTCACCTCACAGTGTCCCACTGCCTGTCTAGCAAAAATGTAGTGCTGCATTCTGAAAGAGTCTCTGTAACCTTAAAGAACAGATCCAAGCTGTTCTGCAGCGTGCCCTCTGGGGTCAGATCCAGGGAAAGATGGTTATAATCTTCTGTCCTGGTGCTCCGGTGTCCACAACTGTAAAAACAGATGAACTTCTTCACAAACACCCCCGTCTGTTCTACATGCAGCAGGTAGAAGAAAATCCCAACTAGGCTGGGAGCTCTCACCTCTTGCAGGTGCGAATAGAGTCCACCATGAACTCAAAGTTGGCCACTGGACACCGGTAGGACTCCCTGCTAAACATTAGTGCCTCTCCCTCTGATTTCATTTGGGACAGGCACATCATCAGGAACTCGTGAGCATCCTGTGAATGAGAAAAGTCAATTATGAACCTGAAATTCTTCCTGATTCTGTCCATCCAACTGACCAGTCTTCACCTAAAGCCCACTGCTCCACCTAATCTGCTATTATGGAGGTTAATGCAGACTTTTTATACTGCAGACCATCTGAGTGTTCCATACCTGATCCATCCCCTCTGAGAAATCTGGTAAACAGCTAAATGCCCATTGCTCCATCTCCTTCAGAATACCCTTCTTGATCTTATTGCTGTTGTTCCTTGACAGATGCAGTTGGGCAAGACTCCTGCAGAGAAGTAAACAGTGTCAGAACCGAACCAGTTCAAATTCAGAACAAATGCTGGTGGAGGGTGGAAATTTGAAAGGTCACCGAGTCTGGCAATGG includes the following:
- the LOC114796381 gene encoding ubiquitin carboxyl-terminal hydrolase 37-like — protein: MGLCSSKLFKKRPKKENKKKKKKKKKSRIDAEPPAPGRACSSRSSSGHEGAAPPGAFSPPGPAAPPGAFSPPGPAAPPGVEATEEPACEDQAVRKTDPDPETYLRLESSRVSLDSRAAFRRLKKSCEALSIPPPELVFSRESCLVATASIPLIEMENLGFCNLGNSCFMNAILQSLLSLSSVCSDLVTQESAEPEEKSEDSHTSFSLLRSLAQLHLSRNNSNKIKKGILKEMEQWAFSCLPDFSEGMDQDAHEFLMMCLSQMKSEGEALMFSRESYRCPVANFEFMVDSIRTCKSCGHRSTRTEDYNHLSLDLTPEGTLQNSLDLFFKAADLEYRCGCCPGEQASVTLQLSALPRVLVLILKRFKFINGRMTKLSNHMAIPTELTLSCGETAQQQCSQSQDGGAIYELTSVVSHLGRMFGHYISDIIEGSADGWLCLNDSYASRLSEQEILQKRAKKSYLLFYVQRAPQDPPC